A genomic window from Brachyspira sp. SAP_772 includes:
- the atpD gene encoding F0F1 ATP synthase subunit beta codes for MIEGKKGKVIQVVGSTLDAEFEEGHLPAILNALYIDKEVEGIKRHIVCEVQQHLGSGRVRAIALESTDGISRGDDIIDTGNHIMVPVGNETIGRIFNVLGQTVDKGEPINAKEYRSIHANPPKFDSLEPKLEIFETGIKVIDLLAPYIKGGKTGLFGGAGVGKTVLIMELIHNIASEHGGYSVFAGVGERTREGNDLWSEMKESGVINKTCLVYGQMNEPPGARLRVALTALTMAEYFRDSANLDVLLFIDNIFRFTQAGSEVSALLGRMPSAVGYQPTLATEMGALQERITSTKHGSITSIQAVYVPADDLTDPAPATAFTHLDATTVLSREVSEKGIYPAVDPLASTSRILDPIVLGKEHYEVARKVQHILQRYRDLQDIIAILGADELSEDDKLIVSRARKIEQFLSQPFFVAEQFTGLQGRYVKLEDTIRSFKGICNGDYDDLPDQAFRLVGSIEEAIAKAKTINA; via the coding sequence ATGATAGAAGGTAAAAAAGGAAAGGTAATTCAAGTAGTAGGCTCAACATTGGATGCCGAATTTGAAGAAGGACATCTTCCTGCTATATTAAATGCTCTTTATATAGATAAAGAAGTAGAAGGAATAAAAAGACATATAGTCTGCGAAGTTCAGCAACATTTGGGAAGCGGAAGAGTAAGGGCTATAGCTTTAGAATCCACTGATGGTATATCTAGAGGAGATGATATAATAGACACAGGCAATCATATAATGGTTCCTGTTGGTAATGAAACTATAGGAAGAATATTTAATGTATTAGGACAAACAGTTGATAAAGGTGAACCTATCAATGCTAAAGAATATCGTTCAATACATGCTAATCCTCCTAAATTTGATTCATTGGAACCAAAACTTGAAATATTTGAAACTGGTATTAAGGTAATAGACTTACTTGCTCCATATATTAAAGGCGGTAAAACAGGACTTTTCGGAGGTGCTGGAGTTGGTAAAACTGTTCTCATAATGGAATTAATACATAATATTGCAAGCGAACATGGAGGATATTCTGTATTTGCTGGTGTAGGTGAAAGAACAAGAGAAGGAAATGACTTATGGTCAGAAATGAAAGAGTCTGGAGTTATTAATAAAACTTGTCTTGTTTATGGTCAGATGAATGAGCCTCCCGGTGCGAGACTTAGAGTAGCATTAACTGCTCTTACTATGGCTGAATATTTTAGAGATTCTGCTAATTTGGATGTGCTTTTATTTATAGATAATATATTTAGATTTACTCAGGCTGGAAGTGAGGTATCAGCGTTACTTGGACGTATGCCTTCAGCAGTAGGTTATCAGCCTACCCTAGCTACAGAAATGGGTGCTTTACAGGAGAGAATAACTTCTACTAAACATGGTTCTATTACTTCAATACAGGCAGTATATGTACCTGCAGACGACTTAACAGACCCTGCACCTGCTACAGCATTTACTCACTTAGACGCTACAACTGTACTCTCTAGGGAAGTAAGTGAAAAAGGTATTTATCCTGCAGTAGACCCTCTAGCTTCAACAAGCAGAATATTAGACCCTATAGTATTAGGTAAAGAACATTATGAGGTAGCTAGAAAAGTTCAGCATATATTACAAAGATATAGAGACTTACAAGATATTATTGCAATATTGGGTGCTGACGAGCTTTCTGAAGATGATAAATTAATAGTATCACGTGCTAGAAAAATAGAACAATTCTTAAGTCAGCCTTTCTTTGTAGCAGAACAATTTACAGGACTTCAAGGAAGATATGTTAAACTAGAAGACACTATTAGAAGTTTTAAAGGAATTTGTAATGGTGATTATGATGATTTACCAGATCAGGCATTTAGATTGGTAGGTTCTATAGAAGAAGCTATTGCTAAAGCTAAAACTATAAATGCTTAA
- a CDS encoding flavodoxin domain-containing protein → MPKDIAVLYKSKYGSSKTYSKWISDKLHADIFEIGHVSLNTLNDYNKIIFVSALYAGKLSAIKTIRKLYNSLHNNKKIYCVVIGIGDPNDKDIYNASLDKNFKPNEKENIKFYFLRGCIDFDKLKIHHALMMHMLKTIISSKSVKTEDEQMLLKNYGKKIDFLNKNSIENIVSDIKKEE, encoded by the coding sequence ATGCCAAAAGATATTGCTGTACTTTATAAAAGTAAATATGGTTCTTCTAAAACATATTCTAAATGGATTTCAGATAAATTGCATGCTGATATATTTGAAATTGGGCATGTTTCTTTAAATACTTTAAATGATTATAACAAAATAATATTTGTAAGTGCATTATATGCTGGAAAGTTATCTGCTATAAAAACTATTAGAAAGCTTTATAATAGTTTACATAATAATAAAAAAATATATTGTGTTGTTATAGGTATAGGCGATCCTAATGACAAAGATATTTATAATGCTTCATTAGATAAAAATTTTAAACCTAATGAAAAAGAGAATATAAAGTTTTATTTCTTAAGAGGATGCATAGATTTTGATAAATTAAAAATACATCATGCTTTAATGATGCATATGCTAAAAACTATAATATCAAGCAAATCAGTAAAAACAGAAGATGAACAGATGCTTCTAAAAAATTACGGCAAAAAAATAGATTTTCTTAATAAAAACTCTATAGAAAATATAGTATCCGACATAAAAAAAGAAGAGTAA
- the ilvD gene encoding dihydroxy-acid dehydratase — translation MSFRENSSLRSDRVLKGDERAPNRSLFYSMGYTDEELKRPLIGIISAYSEIVPGHIHLDKLSQAVKAGVLIGGGTPILIPSIGVCDGIAMGHLGMRYSLPSRELIADSVESMVIAHGLDGVVLVPNCDKIVPGMIMGLLRMNIPGIVISGGAMLPGEHGDSKVSLSNIFEAVGAKKANLINDAELEEYAQHTCPSCGSCAGMYTANSMNCLSEALGIALPGNGTIPAVYSARTLLAKKAGMQVMELLKKDIKPLDIITPESFKNALAVDMALGCSTNSVLHLLAIANEAGIELDLKIINEVSDRTPNLCHLAPAGHNYIEDLYKAGGIPAVMKELDKGGFINTSLLTATGKTIAENIKDAVNKNNNVLRNIENPYSKTGGIAILWGNIAKDGCVVKRSAVADEMLVHKGPARVFDSEEEAISAIYAGKINKGDVVVIRYEGPKGGPGMREMLNPTSALAGMKLDKDVALITDGRFSGASRGASIGHVSPEAASGGEIAFIKENDIISIDIPNHKINLEISDEEMEKRRKEIAIKPLEEIRGWLGRYRKLVQSANTGAVLK, via the coding sequence ATGAGTTTCAGAGAAAATAGTTCTTTAAGAAGCGACAGAGTATTAAAGGGTGATGAAAGAGCACCAAACAGATCTTTATTCTACTCTATGGGTTATACTGATGAAGAATTAAAAAGACCTCTGATTGGAATTATTTCTGCATATAGTGAAATTGTACCTGGACATATACATCTTGACAAACTCTCTCAGGCTGTTAAGGCTGGAGTATTAATAGGCGGAGGTACACCTATACTTATACCTTCTATAGGTGTTTGTGATGGAATAGCTATGGGGCACTTGGGAATGAGATATTCGCTTCCTTCAAGAGAGTTAATAGCTGATTCTGTTGAAAGCATGGTTATAGCACATGGATTAGACGGCGTTGTGCTTGTACCTAACTGCGATAAAATAGTTCCGGGCATGATAATGGGACTTTTGAGAATGAATATACCGGGAATAGTGATAAGCGGTGGTGCTATGCTTCCGGGAGAGCATGGAGACAGTAAAGTTAGTTTATCAAATATATTTGAAGCTGTTGGAGCAAAAAAGGCTAATCTTATAAATGATGCTGAATTAGAGGAATATGCTCAGCATACATGCCCTAGCTGCGGTTCTTGTGCTGGTATGTATACTGCTAATAGCATGAACTGTCTTTCTGAGGCATTAGGTATAGCACTTCCTGGAAACGGCACAATACCTGCTGTTTATTCTGCTAGAACATTACTTGCTAAAAAAGCTGGTATGCAGGTTATGGAATTATTAAAAAAAGATATAAAACCATTAGATATAATAACTCCAGAATCTTTTAAAAATGCACTTGCTGTTGACATGGCATTAGGCTGTTCTACAAATAGCGTACTTCACTTGCTTGCTATAGCTAATGAGGCAGGAATAGAATTAGATTTAAAAATCATAAATGAAGTAAGCGACCGCACTCCTAATCTTTGCCATTTAGCACCTGCTGGACACAACTATATAGAAGATTTATATAAAGCCGGCGGAATACCTGCTGTTATGAAAGAGCTTGATAAGGGAGGATTTATAAATACTTCTCTTCTCACTGCTACAGGTAAAACAATAGCCGAAAATATAAAAGATGCTGTTAATAAAAATAATAATGTTTTAAGAAATATAGAAAACCCTTATAGTAAAACAGGCGGTATAGCAATACTTTGGGGAAATATAGCAAAAGACGGATGCGTTGTTAAGCGTTCTGCTGTTGCTGATGAGATGCTTGTACATAAAGGCCCTGCAAGAGTGTTTGACAGCGAAGAAGAGGCAATATCTGCTATATATGCCGGTAAAATAAACAAAGGCGATGTTGTAGTTATAAGATATGAAGGACCTAAGGGCGGACCCGGTATGCGTGAGATGTTAAACCCTACTTCTGCTCTTGCTGGTATGAAGCTTGATAAAGATGTTGCATTAATCACTGACGGAAGATTCTCTGGTGCTTCAAGAGGTGCTTCTATAGGTCACGTTTCACCAGAAGCTGCTAGCGGAGGCGAAATAGCATTCATAAAAGAAAATGACATCATTAGTATAGACATTCCTAATCATAAAATCAATTTAGAAATCTCTGATGAAGAAATGGAAAAGAGAAGAAAAGAGATTGCCATTAAACCTTTAGAGGAAATTAGAGGCTGGCTTGGAAGATATAGAAAACTTGTTCAGTCTGCTAATACTGGTGCTGTATTGAAATAA
- a CDS encoding OmpA family protein: protein MSKIKFILILTIFIFNISYTQTISHKFFWNLKVGERIESVKTADVEYYENGLLKKTYKERNIVDLTVIAIAPKGGYRVSGVFKIFRLYDKDSVFHLEEEYSSDFIIHTNGTFEVPYNYFMPNVRHIPTFPDKEIPLTHSWNSEAMEIVKVNNAPNLAMALSSDYLFANIETNENNDPLAVIQYHIMTDKDLLQAGLSRNGYPERIYGFNYGTFLWDMNKNIPVSQTERYQILFGYGKNLSFLSLQYKMNIISTYKIYNTLTEEENELNRKKLEDNLNDDVVVDTVPEGLVIRLGEILFDTDSYTLREDAKDTVDNIINAIKETYPDREIIVEGHTDNTGEANYNQTLSERRAKTVADYILPKLDHDKLSYRGFGDKEPIASNDNPDGRQKNRRVDIIIKLR, encoded by the coding sequence ATGAGTAAAATAAAATTTATATTAATTTTAACGATATTTATTTTTAATATTTCTTATACTCAAACGATATCGCATAAATTCTTTTGGAATCTCAAAGTTGGAGAGAGAATTGAATCTGTAAAAACTGCTGATGTAGAATATTATGAAAACGGTTTATTAAAAAAAACTTATAAAGAAAGAAACATTGTAGATTTAACAGTTATAGCAATAGCTCCTAAGGGCGGATATAGAGTAAGTGGAGTATTTAAAATCTTTAGGCTATATGACAAAGATAGTGTTTTTCATTTGGAAGAAGAATATTCAAGTGATTTTATAATACACACTAATGGTACATTTGAAGTGCCTTATAATTATTTTATGCCGAATGTAAGACATATTCCTACATTCCCAGACAAAGAAATACCTCTCACTCATTCTTGGAATAGTGAAGCTATGGAGATAGTAAAAGTTAATAATGCCCCTAATCTTGCTATGGCATTATCTTCCGATTATTTATTTGCCAACATTGAAACAAATGAAAATAATGACCCTCTTGCTGTTATACAATATCATATCATGACTGATAAAGATTTACTTCAGGCAGGACTTTCTAGAAATGGTTATCCTGAGAGAATATATGGTTTTAATTATGGAACTTTTTTGTGGGATATGAATAAAAATATACCTGTATCACAAACTGAGAGATATCAGATATTATTTGGATATGGCAAAAACTTATCTTTTCTTAGTTTGCAATACAAGATGAATATTATAAGCACTTATAAAATTTATAATACTCTTACAGAAGAAGAAAATGAATTAAACAGAAAAAAGTTAGAAGATAATCTTAATGATGATGTTGTAGTTGATACTGTTCCCGAGGGGTTGGTAATTAGGCTTGGGGAGATTTTATTTGATACGGATTCTTATACACTTAGAGAAGATGCCAAAGACACTGTTGATAATATTATAAATGCCATTAAAGAAACTTATCCAGACAGAGAAATTATAGTTGAAGGACACACTGATAACACAGGAGAAGCAAATTATAATCAAACCCTATCAGAAAGAAGAGCAAAAACTGTAGCAGATTATATTTTGCCAAAACTCGACCATGATAAATTGTCTTATAGAGGTTTTGGGGATAAAGAGCCTATAGCTTCAAATGATAATCCAGATGGAAGACAAAAAAATAGAAGAGTAGATATTATAATAAAATTAAGATAG
- a CDS encoding ferritin, with protein sequence MPIIKEETVKLLNDHLNEEHYSANLYFNMAGWCEKQGLKGCSSFLYNHSAEEHTHLEKFREYINKAGGQAIMGEMKAPECNFNSVAELFEKIIKHEEYITNCINKLVGKAMDDKDYVTLKFLEWFVEEQLEEEELFNDIIKRIKILGDLEGRNLHTFDKFVGNLDKEEHNS encoded by the coding sequence ATGCCTATAATCAAAGAAGAAACAGTAAAATTATTAAATGACCATCTAAACGAGGAGCATTATTCAGCAAATCTATACTTCAACATGGCTGGATGGTGCGAGAAACAAGGATTAAAAGGATGCAGCAGCTTCCTATATAATCACTCAGCAGAAGAGCATACACATTTAGAGAAGTTTAGAGAGTATATCAATAAAGCTGGCGGTCAGGCTATAATGGGAGAGATGAAAGCTCCTGAATGTAATTTTAATTCTGTAGCAGAGCTATTTGAAAAAATAATTAAGCATGAAGAGTATATTACTAATTGTATTAATAAATTAGTAGGTAAGGCAATGGATGATAAAGATTATGTTACATTAAAGTTTTTGGAGTGGTTTGTTGAGGAGCAGCTTGAAGAAGAGGAATTATTTAATGACATTATTAAAAGAATAAAGATTTTAGGTGATTTGGAGGGAAGAAATCTTCATACTTTTGATAAGTTTGTAGGAAATTTAGATAAAGAAGAGCATAATTCATAA
- a CDS encoding NAD(P)/FAD-dependent oxidoreductase — MENNKYDIVIIGSGLGGLTSGAYLAKQGKKVLVLESHNIVGGCATVFKRKNVKFEVGLHEMDMGKKSRDMKHVIFNKLGLYDRIDLVKLPQTWRIKSEDTDLVIPEGYENVINTLEKEFPEEKQGIRKYFAGLSRMMYMIRRVPYDLKFFDFFFYPITTFPMNLYHLFTQKKLGDVLDSMIKSDKLKRILNINITYYHDNPYKFSWYYHACAQGAYYNSACFIKGGSQSLSNALADIIRENGGEVKVSSEVKKINVKGNIAEGVTYFDKRAKEEVTVYGDYIIANAAPKVVYDELLPKGYEDKRINKLKNSVSLYTVYIIFKKKFSELYPNNAYSTFITTEKTLNTTFKEDAKGQRDIPVEDRNFVFVDYSAIDSGLVEEGDERSFAVLTGPSFLDEWKDLSDEEYKAKKKELAEKLIERAEKHYPGFRENIEYYEVATPKTIKRYIKTPDGTAYGFAQDGYLKKSRSVRVSPTVKNLHFASAWGFPGGGFTGALLSGYLAARNILFPIKAYVVLRLLLCTAFGTALGTIHHWLPAIINLFK; from the coding sequence ATGGAAAATAATAAATATGATATAGTAATTATAGGTTCTGGATTAGGAGGATTAACATCTGGAGCTTATTTAGCAAAACAAGGAAAAAAAGTATTGGTTTTAGAAAGCCATAATATAGTAGGCGGTTGTGCCACAGTATTTAAAAGAAAAAATGTTAAGTTTGAAGTTGGGCTTCATGAAATGGATATGGGCAAAAAAAGCAGAGATATGAAGCATGTAATATTCAATAAATTAGGTCTTTATGACAGAATTGATTTAGTAAAGCTTCCTCAAACTTGGAGAATAAAAAGTGAAGACACTGATTTAGTAATACCAGAAGGTTATGAAAATGTTATAAACACTTTAGAAAAAGAGTTCCCAGAAGAAAAGCAAGGCATAAGAAAATATTTTGCTGGACTTTCAAGAATGATGTATATGATAAGAAGAGTGCCTTATGATTTGAAGTTCTTTGATTTCTTCTTTTACCCTATAACAACATTCCCTATGAACTTGTATCATCTATTTACACAAAAGAAATTAGGTGATGTGTTGGACTCTATGATAAAAAGTGATAAATTAAAAAGAATATTAAACATTAATATTACTTATTATCATGATAACCCATATAAGTTTAGTTGGTATTATCATGCTTGTGCTCAGGGAGCTTATTATAATTCTGCTTGTTTTATTAAAGGCGGAAGTCAAAGCTTATCAAATGCTTTAGCTGATATAATAAGAGAAAATGGCGGCGAAGTAAAAGTTTCTTCTGAGGTAAAAAAGATAAATGTAAAAGGCAATATTGCTGAGGGAGTAACTTATTTTGATAAAAGAGCAAAAGAAGAAGTAACAGTATATGGTGATTATATAATAGCAAATGCTGCTCCTAAAGTGGTTTATGATGAATTATTGCCAAAAGGATATGAAGACAAAAGAATAAATAAACTTAAAAACTCTGTATCATTATACACAGTTTACATAATATTTAAGAAAAAGTTCTCAGAGCTCTACCCTAATAATGCCTACTCTACATTTATAACTACAGAGAAAACATTGAACACCACATTTAAAGAAGATGCTAAAGGACAAAGAGATATACCAGTAGAAGATAGAAACTTTGTATTTGTAGATTATTCAGCAATAGATAGCGGGCTTGTAGAAGAGGGAGATGAGCGTTCATTTGCTGTACTAACAGGCCCTTCATTCTTAGATGAGTGGAAAGATTTAAGCGATGAGGAATATAAAGCTAAAAAGAAAGAGTTAGCAGAAAAATTGATAGAGAGAGCAGAGAAACATTATCCGGGATTTAGAGAGAATATTGAATATTATGAAGTAGCTACACCAAAAACAATAAAGAGATATATTAAAACTCCAGACGGTACAGCATATGGTTTTGCTCAAGATGGATATTTGAAAAAAAGCCGCAGTGTGAGAGTATCTCCTACAGTGAAAAATCTTCACTTTGCTAGTGCTTGGGGATTCCCGGGCGGAGGATTTACAGGAGCTTTATTAAGCGGATATTTGGCAGCAAGAAATATATTGTTCCCTATAAAGGCTTATGTGGTTTTAAGATTACTCCTTTGTACAGCATTCGGTACAGCTCTTGGAACAATACATCATTGGCTTCCTGCGATAATTAATCTTTTTAAGTAA
- a CDS encoding DUF2147 domain-containing protein yields the protein MKRNLIIKVLAFTMLFNIIALAQNADDIVGLWYSHADAKNRIAVIEIFKENNKYYAYSFAYTNSNDVVYDVNNPKKELRNLPLKGLVYLYNLEFKSGEWKNGKVYNPEQGKVYNAKIDLSDNKQEIKLRASVDGGGLFGKTLTWKKVPANEVSKYTPLNKNELRRLD from the coding sequence ATGAAAAGGAATTTGATTATAAAAGTATTAGCTTTTACTATGTTATTTAATATAATAGCTTTAGCACAGAATGCTGATGATATAGTTGGTTTATGGTATAGTCATGCTGATGCCAAAAACAGAATTGCAGTTATAGAGATATTCAAAGAAAACAATAAATATTATGCTTATTCATTTGCTTATACTAATTCTAATGATGTTGTGTATGATGTTAATAATCCAAAGAAAGAATTAAGAAACTTGCCATTAAAAGGATTAGTATATTTATATAACTTAGAGTTCAAAAGCGGAGAGTGGAAAAATGGTAAAGTCTACAATCCAGAGCAGGGAAAAGTGTATAATGCTAAAATAGATTTATCTGATAATAAGCAAGAGATAAAATTAAGAGCCAGTGTAGATGGCGGCGGGCTTTTTGGTAAGACACTTACTTGGAAAAAAGTGCCTGCTAATGAAGTTTCTAAATATACGCCATTAAATAAAAATGAGTTAAGAAGGTTAGACTAA
- a CDS encoding methyl-accepting chemotaxis protein yields MQLNKKEISRKNKLKFYIPIHFLIVAVVSVELYSILLRTIYQLGSSLRGYVYLFIVLIALGISISLFLDCIKAERKKSVMLGRLYVIKTGVAVVLVAIVSYTIYLIEGSISIFEIINIRLIMVIFLITFSMGLASLSFNFLVGPLYRKTGSKEYYLPMGYSLVPILISVVIFIITLVNGMHYRAESYHYGASNASKKREYANDFVNEFARRIDKYINVTTALSYYINNYPRNNNNFNDNINIINNYIKKQYINDPDIISFAIYFSNLDNMGMNIDDTAARNLYVDFGYKDNSVTRVYTNYTPNIDRTKLNLLTSETNYYVDIIRYNDSFYVYNPIIYNNNNIGFILLEVKTSIYEDLLNNNLYKDNLNIFITDRDYNINAFNNLNELQNMQNILGNVGNSLQIRDEQNNSKINSVVDAKIFYNEALNLLFVKYLLFNDIYVINSWSYQPAYQTDPAFREVLSIANLFIYLGLLIFLISIILLIYNLRRTLVAAKNVSESLSEGSGDLTIRLPIVNNNETGELVHSFNKFLDKMQNIIVTIKNNAYTMTGNIQNMRASISMSISDFNTIYKEFEKEFENSSKISASSSNAARVSFMQRTKFSSVNETIQLLLDNINDITDKIKSQSEAISRTSTSVQQMIANIVTVSQGANKANTYAKVLYTEAQDGSNIGESVTESIQSIKEYSKQITNITQVIHNIAEQTNLLAMNAAIEAAHAGEHGRGFTVVADKIRKLAEDTDENSKIIDDIIEETTQAIDHTVALAFKSSESMEKILEGSNTIADLIANISNANDELDVGRRDILANISNLNSITEYIQELSIKQMQMSSTVGQNITSVDKLAEDVVNVVNTTESDIKRLVNSIENVSELSNASSASMETMDKRIKELQYIFLQLYKSVISFKTEKTEEDLQKEAKALDKLKLKLEQRAQKQKMKEEKKKMRNKG; encoded by the coding sequence ATGCAATTAAATAAAAAAGAAATTTCTAGAAAAAATAAATTGAAGTTCTACATACCAATACATTTCTTAATAGTTGCTGTTGTATCTGTTGAATTATATTCAATACTATTAAGAACTATATATCAGTTGGGAAGTTCTTTAAGAGGATATGTATATTTATTTATTGTATTAATAGCATTAGGAATTTCTATAAGTTTATTTTTAGATTGTATAAAAGCAGAGAGAAAAAAATCTGTTATGCTTGGAAGGCTGTATGTTATAAAGACAGGTGTTGCTGTTGTATTAGTAGCTATAGTTTCATATACGATTTACCTAATAGAAGGAAGTATTAGCATTTTTGAAATAATTAATATAAGACTCATAATGGTAATATTTCTTATAACTTTTTCTATGGGGCTTGCTTCTCTTTCTTTTAACTTTTTGGTGGGACCCTTATATAGAAAAACTGGCTCTAAAGAATATTATTTACCTATGGGTTATAGTTTAGTGCCTATATTGATATCGGTAGTTATATTTATAATCACTTTAGTTAATGGTATGCATTATAGGGCTGAATCTTATCACTATGGGGCTTCTAATGCATCTAAAAAAAGAGAATATGCTAATGATTTTGTAAATGAGTTTGCAAGAAGAATAGATAAATATATTAATGTTACTACCGCCCTATCATACTATATAAATAATTATCCTAGAAATAATAATAATTTTAATGATAATATTAATATTATTAATAATTATATAAAAAAACAATATATAAATGATCCTGATATAATATCTTTTGCTATATATTTCTCAAACCTAGATAATATGGGAATGAATATAGATGATACTGCAGCAAGAAATTTATATGTAGATTTTGGCTATAAAGATAATAGCGTTACTAGAGTATATACAAATTATACTCCAAACATAGATAGAACTAAATTGAATCTGCTAACTAGTGAAACTAATTATTATGTAGACATTATAAGATATAATGATAGTTTTTATGTTTATAATCCCATTATTTATAATAACAATAATATAGGTTTTATTTTATTAGAAGTAAAAACTTCAATATATGAAGATTTATTAAATAATAATTTATATAAAGATAATTTAAATATATTTATTACAGATAGAGATTATAATATTAATGCTTTTAATAATCTCAATGAACTTCAAAATATGCAAAACATACTAGGAAATGTTGGAAACTCACTTCAAATTAGAGACGAACAAAACAATAGTAAAATAAATAGTGTTGTAGATGCTAAAATATTCTATAATGAAGCATTAAATTTATTATTTGTAAAATATTTATTATTCAATGATATATATGTAATAAATAGTTGGAGTTATCAGCCTGCATATCAAACAGATCCTGCTTTTAGAGAGGTATTATCTATTGCTAATTTATTTATATATCTAGGATTATTAATATTTTTAATTTCTATAATATTATTAATATACAATTTAAGAAGAACTTTAGTTGCTGCTAAAAACGTTTCTGAATCACTCAGTGAAGGCTCTGGTGATTTAACAATCAGACTTCCTATAGTTAATAATAATGAAACTGGTGAATTAGTTCATTCATTTAATAAGTTTTTAGATAAAATGCAAAACATTATCGTAACAATTAAAAACAATGCTTATACTATGACTGGAAACATACAAAATATGAGAGCTTCTATTAGTATGAGTATTAGTGATTTTAACACAATATATAAAGAGTTTGAAAAAGAATTTGAAAACTCTTCAAAAATATCAGCGTCCTCTTCTAATGCTGCAAGAGTGAGTTTTATGCAAAGAACTAAATTTAGCTCTGTTAATGAAACTATACAATTATTATTAGATAATATTAATGACATTACAGATAAAATAAAATCACAATCTGAAGCAATATCAAGAACAAGTACATCAGTTCAGCAGATGATAGCAAATATTGTTACAGTGAGCCAAGGAGCAAATAAAGCAAATACTTATGCAAAAGTATTATATACAGAAGCACAAGATGGAAGTAATATAGGAGAATCTGTTACAGAATCTATTCAAAGTATTAAAGAATATTCAAAACAGATTACAAACATCACTCAAGTTATACATAACATAGCAGAACAAACTAACCTACTTGCAATGAATGCTGCTATTGAGGCTGCTCATGCGGGTGAACATGGTAGAGGTTTTACAGTTGTTGCTGATAAGATTAGAAAATTGGCAGAAGATACAGATGAAAACTCTAAGATAATTGATGATATTATTGAAGAGACTACACAGGCTATTGACCATACTGTAGCTTTAGCATTTAAGAGTTCTGAATCTATGGAGAAGATACTTGAAGGTTCTAACACCATTGCTGATTTAATTGCTAACATATCTAATGCTAATGATGAACTTGATGTTGGAAGAAGGGATATATTAGCTAATATTTCAAACTTAAATAGTATTACTGAATATATTCAGGAATTATCTATAAAACAGATGCAGATGAGTTCTACTGTTGGGCAGAATATAACAAGCGTTGATAAGTTGGCTGAAGATGTGGTTAATGTTGTAAATACTACTGAAAGTGATATTAAAAGACTTGTTAACTCTATAGAAAATGTAAGTGAGTTGTCTAATGCTAGCAGTGCTAGTATGGAGACTATGGATAAGAGAATAAAAGAATTACAATATATATTCTTACAATTATATAAATCTGTTATTTCATTTAAGACAGAAAAAACTGAAGAAGATTTACAGAAAGAAGCTAAGGCTTTGGATAAATTAAAGTTAAAACTAGAACAGAGAGCTCAAAAACAAAAAATGAAAGAAGAGAAAAAGAAAATGAGAAATAAAGGTTAA